One stretch of Bacillus spongiae DNA includes these proteins:
- a CDS encoding Fe3+ hydroxamate ABC transporter substrate-binding protein: MWDKPKCNFCEKEIKGDDVVFVKMRYPKRKGFTEIKTYLRNEGKFICEECFNSKLNQS, encoded by the coding sequence TTGTGGGATAAACCAAAATGTAATTTTTGTGAAAAAGAAATAAAAGGGGATGACGTTGTTTTTGTGAAAATGCGTTATCCTAAACGAAAAGGTTTCACAGAAATTAAGACATATTTAAGAAATGAAGGTAAATTTATATGTGAGGAATGTTTTAATAGTAAGTTAAATCAATCTTGA
- a CDS encoding DUF2500 domain-containing protein yields MFLIVPIFIGIIFVIVFGSIIFSVFKGVAQWRKNEQSPKLSVPAIVKSKRENVSRRSSEHRHGTYTNYFVTFEFESEDRSEFQISGKEYGLLSENDNGMLTFQGSRYLGFERKKVSN; encoded by the coding sequence ATGTTTCTTATTGTTCCTATTTTTATTGGTATTATTTTTGTAATAGTTTTCGGTAGTATTATATTTTCAGTTTTTAAAGGGGTTGCTCAGTGGAGAAAAAATGAGCAGTCTCCAAAACTGAGTGTACCAGCGATTGTTAAATCTAAAAGAGAAAATGTTTCCAGAAGGTCAAGTGAACATCGTCACGGCACTTATACAAATTACTTTGTTACTTTCGAGTTCGAAAGTGAGGACCGTTCAGAGTTCCAAATTTCCGGTAAGGAGTACGGTTTACTTTCTGAAAATGACAATGGCATGTTAACCTTTCAAGGGAGCCGATATTTAGGTTTTGAGAGGAAGAAAGTAAGTAATTAA
- a CDS encoding DUF3147 family protein yields MFTIVKVIISAIIIGVITEISRRFPQQGGIIAALPIVSLLSIIWLYTQGEQMDKLSKFAISVVWGIPGTVVMLLIIGVSLKHSINLFASLGMGIAGWLIFYLAQDLIVKNLIN; encoded by the coding sequence ATGTTCACAATCGTTAAGGTTATTATTTCGGCTATTATAATAGGCGTTATTACAGAAATTTCCCGAAGATTTCCTCAACAAGGTGGAATCATTGCTGCCTTACCGATCGTAAGCCTTTTAAGTATTATATGGCTATATACACAGGGGGAACAAATGGACAAATTGAGTAAGTTTGCAATTAGTGTTGTGTGGGGGATTCCTGGAACAGTTGTGATGTTGCTAATCATAGGAGTTTCTCTGAAACATTCCATAAATTTATTTGCTTCATTAGGTATGGGAATCGCAGGGTGGCTAATTTTTTATTTAGCTCAAGACTTGATTGTAAAAAATCTAATTAATTAA
- a CDS encoding MarR family winged helix-turn-helix transcriptional regulator, with product MIREIAFLNHLWTDIYYQLRYNHQEKITHQSIRILQVIQKEGEVGIKEIAEAIQVSHNTASEHIKRLLKKNYLFKIRSSKDERKVILRLSDLGNEVLHRHSSLDEEKLKQVLFERMNDEERHRILEAFTLLKERAKDVHNR from the coding sequence ATGATTAGAGAAATTGCATTTTTAAATCATCTTTGGACTGACATTTACTACCAATTACGTTATAACCATCAAGAAAAAATTACTCACCAAAGCATACGTATTCTACAAGTTATTCAAAAAGAGGGAGAAGTAGGGATTAAAGAAATTGCGGAAGCCATTCAGGTGTCTCATAACACAGCTTCTGAGCATATTAAACGCTTGTTGAAAAAAAATTATTTATTTAAAATCCGCAGCAGCAAGGATGAGCGTAAGGTTATTCTGAGGCTTTCTGATTTAGGGAATGAAGTATTACACCGTCATTCGAGTCTAGATGAAGAAAAACTGAAACAAGTTCTATTCGAACGAATGAACGATGAAGAAAGGCACCGTATATTAGAGGCATTTACATTATTAAAGGAGCGAGCAAAGGATGTTCACAATCGTTAA